One window from the genome of Aneurinibacillus sp. REN35 encodes:
- a CDS encoding MBL fold metallo-hydrolase: MNPAILTATEVAERVIQNKDLFILDVRNEEDFQNWKIEGAGVTHLNVPYFDLLEGVDAIMDKLPEDKEIVVVCAKEGSSKFVADQLAEAGRTVAYLQGGMKSWSEHLEPVKLGEITGGAIYQFNRLGKGCLSYLIASEGEAVVVDAVRMTDTFIEFAKQHNLRIKYVLDTHLHADHISGGRMLAEKTGATYWLPPKDAEEVTYSFEPLEDGKSLSVGQANISVQSLYSPGHTIGSTSLIVDNQYLLTGDILFVDSIGRPDLAGKAEDWVSDLRRTLYQTYKQLSPELYVLPAHFAKPEELDEKGRVMARLGDLYAKNAGLQVEEEDSFRRMVTENLPPQPNAYQEIRETNMGKREPSQEEQREMEIGPNRCAVS, translated from the coding sequence ATGAATCCTGCAATTCTTACCGCAACAGAAGTGGCAGAGCGAGTGATACAGAACAAGGACTTGTTCATTCTAGATGTGCGCAATGAAGAGGATTTTCAAAACTGGAAAATTGAAGGTGCTGGCGTTACGCACCTCAATGTTCCATATTTTGATTTGCTGGAAGGTGTCGATGCAATCATGGACAAGCTTCCGGAGGATAAAGAAATAGTAGTTGTATGTGCAAAGGAAGGCTCTTCTAAGTTTGTCGCCGATCAATTGGCTGAGGCAGGACGTACTGTCGCCTATTTGCAGGGTGGAATGAAGTCGTGGAGCGAGCATTTAGAGCCTGTAAAACTTGGAGAGATTACAGGGGGAGCGATTTATCAATTTAATCGTCTTGGCAAGGGATGCTTATCCTACCTTATTGCTTCTGAAGGCGAAGCTGTTGTTGTCGATGCCGTTCGTATGACAGATACATTTATTGAGTTTGCCAAGCAGCATAACCTTAGGATCAAGTATGTGCTGGACACACATCTGCATGCTGACCATATTTCAGGGGGACGTATGCTGGCAGAAAAGACGGGTGCAACGTATTGGCTGCCGCCAAAAGACGCAGAAGAAGTCACGTATTCCTTTGAACCATTAGAAGATGGAAAATCCCTCAGTGTAGGTCAGGCAAATATTAGCGTACAGTCACTGTACTCTCCTGGTCATACGATTGGAAGTACATCGCTGATTGTCGATAATCAATATTTATTAACAGGAGACATCTTGTTTGTGGACTCCATTGGGCGCCCGGATCTGGCTGGTAAAGCTGAGGATTGGGTGAGTGATTTGCGCCGTACATTGTACCAAACGTATAAACAGCTTTCTCCGGAGCTGTATGTGCTTCCGGCTCACTTTGCGAAGCCGGAAGAATTGGATGAGAAAGGACGTGTCATGGCGCGTCTAGGAGATTTGTATGCCAAAAATGCGGGTCTTCAAGTCGAGGAAGAAGATTCCTTCCGTCGGATGGTCACTGAGAACCTACCTCCGCAGCCGAATGCATACCAGGAAATTCGGGAAACAAATATGGGGAAGCGTGAACCAAGTCAAGAAGAGCAGCGTGAGATGGAAATCGGTCCAAACCGTTGTGCTGTTTCATAA
- a CDS encoding ABC transporter ATP-binding protein — protein sequence MTACLLEIKDLRTHFYTERGRVTAVDGITFKVEEGEIVGVVGESGCGKSVTSQSILKLYDERLVEYEGEINLKGRNLLPLSKSEMQKIRGNNISMIFQDPLSSLNPVYTIGYQITEAIMLHRKVSKKEAYEKAIDMLRMTGIPTPEVRIHDYPHQLSGGMRQRVMIAMALVCQPKLLIADEPTTALDVTIQAQILDLIMQMNQELNMGIILITHDLGVVAETCTRVIIMYLGQIVEESDVATLFAKPLHPYTKGLVKSIPKLEGDRTQKLYTIKGAVPSLNNIPIGCRFAPRCEYADELCITKMPEIEHYQGSHKVRCWHYEKIAQGEEQNYAATNQ from the coding sequence ATGACAGCGTGTCTTTTAGAGATAAAAGATCTTCGAACGCATTTTTATACAGAACGAGGACGTGTCACGGCCGTTGATGGCATTACTTTTAAAGTAGAAGAAGGAGAGATCGTAGGGGTTGTTGGTGAATCGGGCTGTGGTAAAAGTGTGACCTCGCAATCAATTCTAAAATTATATGATGAAAGATTAGTTGAGTATGAAGGTGAAATTAATTTAAAAGGAAGAAATTTATTGCCGCTCTCAAAATCGGAGATGCAAAAAATTCGAGGCAACAATATTTCAATGATTTTTCAAGATCCCTTGAGTTCGCTTAATCCTGTATATACGATCGGGTATCAGATTACGGAAGCGATTATGCTTCACCGTAAAGTATCCAAAAAGGAAGCGTATGAAAAGGCAATCGACATGCTGAGAATGACAGGAATTCCAACTCCGGAAGTCCGCATTCATGACTATCCGCATCAGTTATCAGGCGGGATGCGGCAGCGCGTCATGATTGCAATGGCACTTGTATGCCAGCCGAAATTATTGATTGCTGATGAGCCTACTACAGCGCTGGATGTGACCATTCAAGCTCAGATTTTAGATTTAATAATGCAGATGAATCAAGAGCTTAACATGGGTATTATTTTAATCACGCATGATTTAGGGGTGGTAGCGGAAACCTGCACGCGCGTGATCATTATGTATCTTGGCCAAATCGTGGAAGAATCCGACGTTGCAACGCTTTTTGCAAAACCGCTTCATCCCTATACGAAAGGCTTGGTGAAGTCGATTCCTAAACTTGAAGGTGATCGAACACAGAAACTCTATACGATTAAAGGAGCAGTCCCTTCTTTAAACAATATTCCGATAGGATGCCGTTTTGCGCCTCGATGCGAATATGCAGATGAGCTTTGTATAACAAAAATGCCAGAGATTGAGCACTATCAAGGTTCCCACAAAGTTAGGTGCTGGCATTACGAAAAAATTGCTCAAGGAGAGGAGCAAAACTATGCTGCAACGAATCAATGA
- a CDS encoding ABC transporter ATP-binding protein, translated as MLQRINEHPILKVQDLKKYFPLKSSFMNFGAEVAQVKAVNGVSFELYEGETFGLVGESGCGKSTTGKTILRLTEPTAGEVVYKDKNICDLAGKSLRNIRQELQMVFQDPYSSLNPKKRVGSILEEPLFIHRIGSAKERTERVMDILYKVGMQMEHYYRYPHELSGGQKQRIGLARALIVNPKIIIFDEPVSALDVSIQSQIINLLEELQDELKLTYLFITHDISVVRHISDRIGVMYLGQMVEEAPTDRLIDTPLHPYTQALLSAVPLPNPNAKRERIILKGEVPSPLNPPAGCAFHTRCRYVMDICKQEVPVKREIEPAHFVACHLHKS; from the coding sequence ATGCTGCAACGAATCAATGAGCATCCTATTCTCAAAGTTCAGGATTTAAAAAAGTATTTTCCTCTAAAAAGTAGTTTTATGAATTTCGGGGCTGAAGTTGCGCAAGTTAAAGCAGTAAATGGCGTTTCTTTTGAACTTTATGAAGGAGAAACCTTTGGGTTGGTTGGGGAGTCCGGCTGCGGAAAAAGCACGACAGGGAAAACGATTCTACGTTTAACAGAACCGACAGCAGGAGAAGTCGTATATAAGGATAAAAATATATGTGATCTGGCGGGAAAATCCTTGCGTAATATTCGCCAGGAGCTACAAATGGTATTCCAAGATCCGTATTCTTCTCTAAATCCGAAAAAACGAGTGGGCAGTATTTTAGAAGAACCCCTATTCATCCACCGTATTGGTTCTGCAAAAGAACGAACAGAACGAGTCATGGATATTCTGTATAAAGTGGGAATGCAGATGGAGCATTACTATAGGTATCCTCATGAATTATCAGGAGGACAAAAGCAGCGGATTGGCTTAGCAAGAGCTCTTATTGTTAATCCTAAAATCATTATTTTTGATGAGCCGGTCTCCGCTTTGGATGTTTCGATTCAATCACAAATCATTAATCTATTAGAAGAGCTGCAGGATGAACTGAAGCTTACCTATCTTTTTATTACGCATGACATTAGTGTCGTACGTCATATTTCAGATCGTATCGGTGTAATGTACTTGGGACAGATGGTAGAGGAAGCCCCAACTGATCGATTGATTGATACACCGCTGCATCCCTATACACAGGCGTTATTATCAGCAGTGCCGCTTCCAAATCCAAATGCTAAAAGAGAGCGTATTATACTCAAGGGGGAGGTTCCTTCTCCACTAAATCCACCGGCAGGGTGTGCTTTTCATACAAGATGTAGGTATGTTATGGACATCTGCAAGCAGGAAGTTCCGGTAAAAAGAGAGATTGAACCTGCTCATTTTGTAGCTTGTCATTTGCATAAATCATAG
- a CDS encoding peroxiredoxin family protein has translation MKKWIAVVTLLVLAGWMFYSTTSNGNKSANGAYKADPEQSSAAKIGINQGDMAPDFVLKAMDGTEKKLSDFRGKKVIVNMWATWCPPCRAEMPDMQKFYEKNKQKGIEIVAINLTQSEKNKNSVPAFIQEFGLTFPVFLDEKSEIANTFQVQAIPTSYIIDSNGIIHQAITGPMDYDTMEKLTSDLP, from the coding sequence ATGAAGAAATGGATTGCGGTTGTCACATTACTGGTATTGGCTGGCTGGATGTTTTACAGTACCACCAGTAACGGCAATAAATCTGCCAACGGAGCCTATAAAGCAGATCCAGAACAAAGCTCCGCTGCAAAGATTGGTATCAATCAAGGAGACATGGCTCCTGACTTTGTACTAAAAGCAATGGATGGGACGGAGAAGAAATTGTCTGATTTCCGTGGCAAAAAAGTAATTGTCAACATGTGGGCAACATGGTGTCCTCCCTGCCGGGCTGAGATGCCGGATATGCAAAAATTCTATGAGAAAAACAAGCAAAAAGGCATCGAGATTGTGGCCATCAATCTAACACAATCGGAAAAAAACAAAAATAGTGTCCCCGCCTTTATCCAAGAGTTCGGACTTACATTCCCTGTTTTTTTGGATGAAAAAAGCGAGATTGCCAATACATTTCAAGTCCAAGCCATTCCCACCAGCTACATTATAGATAGTAACGGGATCATCCATCAGGCTATTACAGGGCCGATGGATTATGATACGATGGAAAAGCTGACAAGTGATCTGCCCTAA
- a CDS encoding DsrE/DsrF/DrsH-like family protein: MENRKTTNIILFSGDYDKAMAAYIIANGAAAYDHDVTIFHTFWGLNALRKEELIPAKKTFLEKMFGKMMPRGADKMGLSNMNFAGIGPQLIKKVMKKHNAVPLPQLIEMAQEQDIKLVACTMTMDLLGLRQEELLDNVEYAGVAAYLADAEDGNVNLFI; this comes from the coding sequence ATGGAGAATAGAAAAACAACAAATATTATTTTGTTTAGCGGTGATTACGATAAAGCAATGGCCGCATATATTATTGCCAATGGGGCTGCAGCGTATGATCATGACGTTACGATTTTTCACACATTCTGGGGTTTGAATGCACTGAGAAAAGAAGAACTTATTCCGGCTAAGAAAACCTTCTTAGAAAAAATGTTTGGTAAAATGATGCCGCGTGGTGCCGATAAAATGGGACTGTCCAATATGAATTTTGCCGGAATTGGTCCACAGCTCATTAAAAAAGTAATGAAAAAACATAATGCTGTGCCGCTGCCTCAGCTTATTGAGATGGCGCAGGAGCAAGACATTAAGCTTGTCGCATGTACGATGACGATGGATCTTCTCGGATTGCGGCAGGAAGAACTGCTTGATAATGTTGAATATGCCGGTGTTGCCGCCTATTTAGCTGATGCAGAAGATGGAAATGTGAATTTGTTTATTTAA
- a CDS encoding sulfurtransferase TusA family protein: MNVDKVIDAKGLACPMPIVRTKKAMNELESGQVLEIHATDKGAKNDLAAWAKSGGHEWLDAKEENGVLMFWIRKG, from the coding sequence ATGAACGTAGATAAAGTAATTGATGCAAAAGGGCTCGCATGTCCAATGCCGATTGTTAGAACAAAGAAGGCGATGAATGAATTAGAGTCAGGACAAGTATTGGAGATTCACGCGACGGATAAAGGCGCAAAAAATGATTTGGCAGCCTGGGCCAAATCAGGTGGGCATGAATGGTTGGATGCTAAAGAAGAGAATGGTGTCCTTATGTTTTGGATACGAAAAGGGTAG
- a CDS encoding S-layer homology domain-containing protein has product MAKKSIVKVVTTAVLLSSLSLPVQAAPSFGDINNSFAKEAILQLVNQGIVSGKGNGKFDPTGNISRQDFAIILANALKLDVSSTPATATFSDIPKDHYAFAAVEAAAKAGLIYGTGGGKFGSGENLSRQDMAVIFIRALGIEVAGKGADLKFSDAASIANYAKDAVAAAVELGLLVGNNNGTFNPRGIATREQVAVVASKFLSEVQKGQQPSPTNPTQPTPSVPTQPTTPAPTTDRSDRGGGGGGGGGESSKDRTAPTVTLVSASPVDIGSSVIVTSNETGTVYLVPASENPSNKERLESLVLSNQAKKASVTAVHTSTSLTTEGLSAGNYKVYAVDASGNVSVPSSSIELRLLETGKASLLNKISEATSLQENSQLGNTTGKYPQNAFEALTQAITNAQSIVNNQQATSDEVNAAAAALQQAIIQFQQSVIAPLTFELQPNVRFDVNSNKLGPAGDVLITDIVPPMYQYNKQNIKNLVQIKRGTEIENIRYKPGTTSFEVINPSNEPVAEIALESSTDLVTLAPAPNGVNLHPHENVEESTSAAITFHLQEDGQEVRQLSLPITFDQTPPQITGGSYANNTFTLTASESITATPSQIPLVQIEGSVTGDFTDTILLYNGMDYTINVPTQDTLTINLLESGRNKVSVTTGSKFRITVSGYRDYADNSMVIPTIQIISVDQY; this is encoded by the coding sequence TTGGCTAAGAAAAGTATTGTTAAGGTAGTAACGACTGCTGTGCTGCTCAGTTCGCTTTCACTTCCTGTACAGGCAGCGCCCTCTTTTGGAGACATCAACAACTCCTTTGCCAAAGAGGCCATTTTACAGCTTGTGAATCAAGGGATTGTCAGCGGAAAAGGGAACGGAAAATTTGATCCAACAGGCAACATTTCGCGCCAAGATTTCGCAATTATTCTTGCGAACGCGCTGAAACTTGATGTTTCCAGTACACCAGCGACGGCAACCTTCTCGGATATTCCAAAAGATCATTATGCCTTTGCCGCGGTAGAGGCAGCGGCAAAAGCCGGGCTGATCTATGGTACGGGGGGCGGGAAGTTCGGCAGCGGCGAAAACTTGAGCCGACAGGATATGGCAGTCATCTTTATACGCGCGTTAGGGATTGAGGTAGCTGGAAAAGGAGCGGACTTGAAATTTAGTGATGCGGCTTCCATTGCAAATTATGCAAAAGATGCGGTAGCCGCAGCGGTAGAACTGGGTCTTCTCGTTGGCAACAACAATGGTACCTTTAATCCAAGAGGTATTGCAACAAGGGAACAGGTCGCTGTGGTAGCAAGCAAATTCCTGTCAGAAGTACAAAAGGGACAACAACCATCTCCAACCAATCCGACGCAGCCAACACCAAGTGTACCAACACAACCTACTACGCCTGCCCCGACAACAGATCGAAGTGATCGTGGTGGCGGCGGTGGTGGCGGTGGCGGTGAAAGCAGCAAAGATCGCACGGCTCCAACCGTAACGCTCGTCTCCGCATCGCCTGTTGATATAGGCAGCAGCGTGATCGTGACAAGTAACGAGACGGGTACGGTATACCTTGTGCCAGCTTCTGAGAATCCGAGCAATAAAGAACGACTAGAGAGTCTTGTCTTAAGTAATCAAGCGAAAAAAGCCTCCGTGACGGCTGTACATACAAGCACGAGCCTCACAACAGAAGGATTATCCGCAGGCAATTATAAGGTCTATGCCGTCGATGCAAGTGGAAATGTATCCGTACCGTCATCCTCCATTGAGCTTCGGCTTCTTGAAACAGGCAAAGCATCTTTACTAAACAAAATTAGCGAGGCAACAAGCTTACAAGAGAACTCCCAGCTTGGAAATACTACGGGTAAATATCCGCAAAATGCGTTTGAGGCTTTAACGCAGGCTATCACGAATGCACAATCAATCGTAAATAATCAACAAGCGACATCGGACGAAGTAAACGCTGCAGCGGCTGCGTTACAGCAAGCTATCATCCAGTTCCAGCAATCTGTAATTGCACCATTGACCTTTGAATTACAGCCGAATGTTCGATTTGATGTAAACTCAAACAAACTAGGCCCAGCAGGTGATGTTCTTATCACCGATATTGTACCACCGATGTATCAATACAATAAACAGAATATCAAAAATCTTGTACAAATTAAACGTGGCACAGAAATAGAAAATATCAGATATAAGCCAGGCACCACTTCGTTCGAAGTAATAAACCCAAGTAATGAACCGGTAGCAGAGATTGCATTGGAATCAAGCACGGATCTTGTTACGTTGGCGCCGGCCCCTAATGGGGTCAATTTACATCCGCATGAGAACGTAGAAGAATCGACATCAGCAGCTATTACGTTTCATCTACAAGAAGATGGGCAGGAGGTTAGACAATTATCACTCCCAATTACCTTTGATCAAACCCCTCCGCAAATAACAGGAGGAAGCTATGCGAATAACACGTTTACATTGACGGCCAGTGAATCGATTACAGCCACACCATCCCAGATTCCACTGGTACAGATAGAAGGTTCGGTTACAGGGGATTTTACGGATACTATACTTCTATATAATGGAATGGATTACACGATAAATGTTCCAACACAGGATACGTTAACAATTAATCTTCTTGAATCCGGAAGGAATAAGGTGAGTGTTACGACAGGTAGTAAATTTAGAATTACAGTTAGTGGATATCGTGATTATGCAGATAATAGTATGGTGATCCCTACAATACAAATCATCTCCGTGGATCAGTATTAA
- a CDS encoding S9 family peptidase — protein sequence MYITANSAYQSQAIPKKNKFTFISEITGIPQVWTLDEKGEPIQFGQFEDRIMDVQHSPLGTMTIVGMDHKGNEKQQLYIVRHNGEKVEELVNEPEYFHHLGGWSPDESKITFSSNRRGPGVFDIFVQDINSKEIEPIFQSDEICTPLQWVPDGESILISISRTNIDRDIYKLNIKTKEMLRLGEKGKLARYESIELTKDSKGGYLVTDLGEDTMYICRFSFAYPDKYEKLVGSSQWDIEEMKLSPNEDRLLFTMNEGGISKLFTLDVATNEKKGVEGIAAGVIRSLSWLNNNQCIFSVKTPVCTGDIWRYTWDSGKVERLTYVGQVVAENDVQKRPALHSFTSFDGLSVPYFYYEKEEGGNKPVVIYVHGGPENQTRADYNPLIQYLVSQGFAVAAPNIRGSKGYGRAYIKLDDGRKRMDAVQDLVWLVKDIIKSKGADAQKIGIMGESYGGFMVLAALTHYPDLWAAGVDIVGMSNIRTFLENTGKWRRHLREYEYGTLKEHAQFFDEIAPLYHSHKITAPLLVFHGRNDTRVPVSEAEQLVSDMEKRGQVVKLVVFEDEGHDTQKVENISEMSRMISEFMTTYVK from the coding sequence ATGTATATAACTGCAAATAGTGCTTATCAATCACAAGCAATCCCCAAAAAAAACAAATTTACTTTTATATCTGAAATTACGGGTATTCCTCAGGTATGGACATTGGACGAAAAAGGGGAGCCGATTCAATTTGGTCAATTTGAGGATCGGATTATGGATGTACAGCATTCACCTTTAGGCACGATGACCATTGTTGGGATGGATCACAAGGGGAATGAAAAACAACAATTATATATTGTTCGACATAATGGTGAAAAGGTTGAGGAATTAGTAAACGAACCTGAATATTTTCATCATTTGGGCGGTTGGTCGCCGGATGAAAGTAAAATCACATTTTCTAGTAATCGTAGGGGCCCGGGAGTTTTTGATATCTTTGTGCAAGATATCAATTCAAAAGAGATCGAACCTATTTTTCAATCTGATGAAATCTGTACGCCCTTACAGTGGGTTCCTGATGGAGAAAGTATTCTGATTAGTATTAGCAGGACGAACATTGATAGAGATATATACAAATTGAATATAAAAACGAAGGAAATGTTAAGACTCGGTGAAAAAGGGAAGTTGGCTCGCTATGAATCCATCGAGTTAACGAAAGATAGCAAAGGCGGATATTTAGTAACTGATTTAGGTGAAGATACGATGTATATATGCCGTTTTTCTTTTGCGTATCCTGACAAGTATGAAAAGCTGGTTGGTTCATCCCAATGGGATATTGAAGAAATGAAATTATCACCAAATGAGGATCGTTTACTTTTCACAATGAATGAAGGCGGCATATCGAAGCTGTTTACATTGGACGTAGCTACCAATGAAAAGAAGGGTGTAGAAGGAATAGCAGCCGGAGTAATTCGTTCACTTTCCTGGTTGAATAATAATCAATGTATTTTCTCTGTCAAGACACCTGTATGTACCGGAGATATTTGGAGGTATACATGGGATAGTGGAAAGGTAGAAAGATTGACTTATGTAGGGCAAGTAGTAGCGGAAAATGATGTGCAGAAGAGACCTGCTTTACATTCGTTCACCTCTTTTGATGGGCTTAGTGTTCCCTATTTTTATTATGAAAAAGAAGAAGGGGGAAATAAGCCTGTTGTCATATACGTTCATGGCGGCCCGGAAAATCAAACACGGGCAGATTATAATCCCCTCATTCAATATTTAGTTAGCCAGGGATTTGCGGTGGCTGCGCCTAATATTCGAGGCAGCAAGGGATATGGTCGGGCTTACATAAAATTAGATGATGGAAGAAAACGGATGGATGCCGTTCAAGACTTGGTATGGCTTGTCAAAGATATAATAAAGTCAAAAGGTGCCGATGCTCAAAAAATTGGGATCATGGGAGAAAGTTATGGTGGCTTTATGGTGTTAGCTGCTTTAACACACTATCCTGATTTATGGGCGGCTGGTGTTGATATTGTAGGCATGTCCAATATTAGAACCTTTCTTGAAAATACAGGAAAGTGGCGTCGTCACTTAAGGGAATATGAATACGGTACACTAAAAGAGCATGCACAATTTTTTGATGAAATTGCACCGTTATATCATTCTCATAAAATTACAGCGCCCTTGTTAGTTTTTCATGGACGTAATGATACGCGTGTTCCTGTTAGTGAAGCGGAACAACTCGTATCCGACATGGAAAAGCGTGGCCAAGTTGTAAAGCTGGTTGTTTTTGAAGATGAAGGGCATGATACGCAGAAAGTAGAAAATATTTCTGAAATGAGCAGAATGATTAGTGAGTTTATGACAACATACGTAAAGTAA
- a CDS encoding cytochrome c biogenesis CcdA family protein, protein METISFAFAFAAGIISFFSPCIFPLLPAYVAHLTGGNIKQNRLNAERKVVMIRSLGFILGFSFIFVVMGASASFVGQLFRENRQLVEQISGILIIIFGFQMAGMLNLRFLMMEKRWDTTAAKQQNIWGSVLLGLAFGSGWTPCVGLALSSILLLAGSAETMYNGMVLLWIYSLGLGIPFFALSFVLTYSLTVMKKVNRFMPVISKSSGWIMVGMGILLFTGQMQKISAWLAQFTYTI, encoded by the coding sequence ATGGAAACCATTTCTTTTGCCTTCGCTTTCGCGGCTGGAATCATTTCTTTCTTTTCTCCCTGCATCTTTCCCCTGCTTCCAGCCTATGTTGCACACTTAACCGGGGGAAACATCAAACAAAACCGATTGAATGCGGAACGAAAAGTAGTCATGATCCGATCGCTGGGCTTTATTCTCGGTTTCAGTTTTATTTTTGTTGTAATGGGCGCGTCTGCAAGCTTCGTCGGTCAGCTGTTCCGTGAGAATCGACAGCTTGTCGAGCAGATCAGCGGCATTTTAATCATAATTTTCGGTTTTCAAATGGCTGGTATGCTTAATCTTCGTTTTCTTATGATGGAAAAACGCTGGGATACAACTGCCGCGAAGCAGCAGAATATATGGGGCTCTGTCCTGCTTGGGCTTGCCTTTGGCTCCGGATGGACACCCTGTGTAGGGCTTGCCCTGTCATCCATTTTACTTTTGGCCGGCTCGGCAGAGACGATGTACAATGGCATGGTTTTATTATGGATTTATTCGCTGGGATTGGGCATTCCGTTTTTCGCGCTTTCTTTTGTCCTTACCTATTCGCTTACCGTTATGAAAAAGGTCAACCGCTTTATGCCTGTCATTTCAAAGAGCAGCGGCTGGATTATGGTAGGGATGGGCATACTGCTTTTTACAGGACAAATGCAGAAGATCAGTGCCTGGCTTGCACAATTCACTTATACGATATAG
- a CDS encoding sensor histidine kinase — translation MSHFKPYSALFHSLQWKLIWVNSAVILIVIFIAGVSVKDFACLLVNDFRIVGEAKNAFFNQTMQFYLIRASFVAIIIAAAVHFYFIRKWFLPLRQLAQATRQMTGGTYPAPLRVSSTDEIGQLTDAFNHLVAKLKQQEQQRNNMIADIAHDLRTPLTNLNGYLEALHHRDIDGSPALFSSLYEESQHLTRLVEQFQQLHTWQTQKASMPFVSLSIHDLLHTVLHAFTVSFQKRGIHCASSIDEAIIWGNEQGIKQAVENLIANSILYNESDWIKISAEKNGRMYVIHITNLGTPIPAEQSALIFERFYRLEPSRNRHTGGAGLGLSIVKEIAAHHQGSISVTSKQNEHTFSLVLPLYTDKEKPIDKD, via the coding sequence TTGTCGCATTTTAAACCGTATTCCGCACTTTTTCACAGCTTACAGTGGAAATTGATTTGGGTAAACAGCGCCGTCATTTTAATTGTTATTTTCATTGCCGGTGTTTCCGTTAAGGACTTTGCCTGCCTTCTGGTAAACGACTTTCGGATTGTGGGAGAAGCCAAAAATGCTTTTTTTAATCAGACCATGCAATTCTATTTGATACGCGCCAGCTTTGTTGCGATTATTATTGCCGCTGCTGTACATTTTTATTTTATCCGCAAATGGTTTCTTCCGCTTCGCCAGTTGGCCCAGGCGACGCGACAGATGACGGGCGGAACCTATCCGGCCCCGCTTCGTGTCAGTAGCACTGATGAGATCGGACAGCTTACGGATGCCTTCAATCACCTTGTAGCCAAGCTTAAGCAGCAGGAACAGCAGCGAAACAATATGATCGCCGATATTGCCCATGATCTGCGTACACCGCTCACGAACTTGAACGGATATTTAGAAGCTTTGCATCATCGTGATATTGATGGATCACCAGCTCTGTTCTCTTCACTGTACGAAGAATCACAGCACTTAACCCGATTGGTTGAGCAATTTCAACAGCTTCATACATGGCAAACACAGAAGGCTAGCATGCCTTTTGTTTCCTTATCCATTCATGATCTACTGCATACTGTATTGCATGCATTTACCGTCTCTTTTCAGAAGCGAGGCATTCATTGCGCATCCTCTATCGATGAGGCAATTATATGGGGAAATGAACAGGGCATAAAACAGGCAGTAGAAAACTTGATAGCCAACTCTATACTGTACAACGAAAGTGACTGGATAAAAATAAGCGCAGAAAAGAATGGACGGATGTATGTCATCCACATTACCAATCTCGGTACGCCAATCCCTGCTGAGCAATCCGCACTGATTTTTGAACGTTTTTACCGGTTGGAGCCTTCGAGGAACCGTCATACAGGAGGCGCTGGGCTCGGACTGTCCATCGTAAAAGAAATTGCAGCACATCATCAGGGAAGCATCAGCGTTACCTCTAAGCAAAATGAGCATACTTTTTCCTTGGTATTGCCCCTGTATACAGATAAAGAGAAACCTATAGATAAGGACTAA
- a CDS encoding response regulator transcription factor: protein MGVKGKSILLIEDDAKIRALMRIYLEKEGYDVWEAGTGEEGKQLFALYDPCFVILDLMLPKLSGEEVCRWIRQDVKSDVPLIMVTAKVHDEEKIQGLQMGADDYLTKPFSPRELIARIETVLRRTAHRCSKISYRGLTLKPLRGEAKINGSTLPLTVHEFRLLQFLMQHPNQILTREQLLEELYPNQEKIVTERTIDVHIGKLREKISKEAPEHDFIDTVRGMGYRFVAF, encoded by the coding sequence ATGGGTGTAAAGGGAAAATCAATCTTACTTATCGAAGACGATGCAAAAATCAGAGCGCTGATGCGGATCTATTTAGAAAAAGAAGGATATGATGTATGGGAAGCAGGAACTGGTGAAGAGGGGAAGCAGCTATTTGCGCTGTATGACCCTTGCTTTGTTATTCTCGATCTGATGCTCCCGAAGCTGAGTGGCGAAGAAGTCTGTCGTTGGATACGGCAAGATGTCAAAAGCGATGTACCTCTTATTATGGTCACAGCAAAAGTTCATGATGAAGAAAAAATCCAAGGCTTGCAGATGGGCGCAGACGATTACTTAACCAAACCGTTCAGTCCACGTGAGCTAATCGCCCGCATCGAAACCGTACTGCGTCGCACTGCACACCGCTGCAGCAAAATTAGCTACCGCGGTCTAACGCTCAAACCGCTGCGCGGCGAAGCAAAAATCAATGGCAGCACTCTGCCGCTCACCGTGCATGAGTTTCGCTTGCTACAATTCCTTATGCAGCATCCGAATCAGATTCTGACGCGTGAGCAGCTTCTTGAAGAATTATATCCCAATCAGGAAAAGATCGTAACTGAACGAACCATTGATGTACACATTGGCAAGCTGCGGGAAAAAATCAGCAAAGAAGCACCGGAACACGATTTTATTGATACTGTGCGCGGAATGGGGTATCGCTTTGTCGCATTTTAA